The following proteins are encoded in a genomic region of Dioscorea cayenensis subsp. rotundata cultivar TDr96_F1 chromosome 8, TDr96_F1_v2_PseudoChromosome.rev07_lg8_w22 25.fasta, whole genome shotgun sequence:
- the LOC120267328 gene encoding uncharacterized protein LOC120267328 gives MTRFIKSTKTRFAGHEEMIRNTNATVRNLEHQVAQISTLPSNTMANPKESLKGVTLRDGKQLQNLIKKEPKLEVAEPIVTTDMDTTKKDKTAILVYPQKLPFPAKARKDQPDEQYKKFLDICKTLYINVPLVEALAQMLWYAKFLKELLTNKRKLEDVSSVTLSEEFSALLCNKLPKREKDPGGFIVPCTIGGLVDEKALADLGASINLMLYRIFHSLGLGKPNPINTILQLADRSTR, from the coding sequence ATGACCCGATTCATTAAGAGTACTAAGACTCGATTCGCCGGTCATGAAGAGATGATTAGAAACACTAATGCAACTGTGAGGAACTTGGAGCATCAAGTAGCTCAAATATCCACCCTCCCGAGCAACACTATGGCTAACCCGAAGGAATCCTTGAAGGGTGTAACTTTAAGAGATGGGAAGCAGCTCCAAAATCTTATTAAGAAGGAGCCTAAACTGGAAGTTGCTGAACCCATTGTGACCACTGACATGGACACCACCAAAAAGGATAAAACTGCAATTCTAGTGTATCCACAGAAACTTCCATTCCCTGCCAAGGCAAGGAAAGACCAACCAGATGAGCAGTACAAAAAGTTCCTCGACATATGTAAGACTTTGTACATTAATGTCCCCCTTGTAGAAGCTCTTGCTCAAATGCTGTGGTATGCTAAATTCCTGAAAGAATTGctcaccaacaaaaggaagttggaggatgTGTCTTCTGTGACACTCAGTGAGGAGTTTTCTGCTTTGTTATGTAACAAGCTCCCCAAGAGGGAGAAAGATCCAGGGGGCTTCATTGTTCCGTGCACAATTGGGGGTTTAGTTGATGAGAAGGCTCTTGCCGACCTTGGAGCAAGTATTAATCTGATGCTATACAGAATTTTTCACAGTTTGGGGCTTGGGAAGCCCAATCCCATAAACACAATTCTACAATTAGCAGATCGGTCCACTAGATGA